A stretch of the Planktothricoides raciborskii GIHE-MW2 genome encodes the following:
- a CDS encoding AAA family ATPase, producing the protein MLKSLEIKNFRCFESFRLEQLGQVNLLVGSNNSGKTSIL; encoded by the coding sequence ATGTTAAAGTCCCTAGAAATCAAAAATTTTCGATGTTTTGAATCTTTCCGCCTAGAGCAACTGGGTCAAGTTAATTTATTAGTTGGCTCCAACAATAGCGGAAAAACCTCAATTTTATAA